A genome region from Thermococcus onnurineus NA1 includes the following:
- a CDS encoding ABC transporter permease — MQVFLTMIYRELKRFSRSRARVIGSIINPLIWLIFFGKGWSGVFNNPMAAQLFGGVDYMTYLVPGIVAMTVFNMSFMQGITLIWDKQFGFLKEILVAPASRTEAILGRITGGALMAMIQGVIILALSFTMADLNVSGVLPALGLSFLVGIAIASMGVAIALKMTSMEGFQMIVTMIMLPMTFLSGAFYPISTMPEWMQWLAKVNPLTYAVDGSRYYLAGVEPTFGIVTDWVVLAGLAALFAGIAALEFRKATID; from the coding sequence ATGCAGGTCTTTCTCACAATGATATACCGCGAACTGAAGCGCTTTTCCCGCTCCCGTGCGAGAGTTATAGGGAGCATAATCAACCCGCTCATATGGCTCATATTCTTCGGAAAGGGCTGGAGCGGTGTCTTCAACAACCCGATGGCAGCGCAGCTCTTCGGCGGCGTCGACTACATGACATACCTAGTGCCAGGAATAGTGGCCATGACGGTCTTCAACATGAGCTTTATGCAGGGCATAACCCTCATCTGGGACAAGCAGTTCGGCTTTCTCAAGGAGATACTCGTGGCTCCAGCGAGCAGGACTGAGGCAATACTCGGCAGAATCACCGGCGGTGCTTTGATGGCCATGATACAGGGTGTCATAATCCTGGCCCTCAGCTTCACGATGGCGGACCTCAACGTGAGCGGGGTCCTTCCAGCCCTTGGACTCAGCTTCCTCGTCGGCATAGCGATAGCGTCAATGGGAGTTGCAATAGCGCTCAAGATGACCAGCATGGAAGGCTTCCAGATGATAGTGACCATGATAATGCTCCCAATGACCTTCCTAAGCGGAGCGTTCTATCCGATAAGCACGATGCCGGAGTGGATGCAGTGGCTGGCGAAGGTAAACCCCCTGACCTACGCGGTGGACGGCTCGAGGTATTATCTGGCTGGAGTCGAGCCGACCTTTGGAATCGTCACGGACTGGGTAGTCCTGGCTGGCCTCGCCGCGCTCTTCGCAGGAATAGCGGCGCTCGAGTTCAGGAAGGCGACAATAGACTGA
- a CDS encoding magnesium transporter, with protein MIPVMAQELGEKVRQAYRVSLPSLVVSLIIGFFGGTFLGKYLEKISRDYPGLLVILPGMMGLRGNVFGSMASRFSTMLYLGDLEPSLREKKVLKNIVIAMLLSLIPVTILWAIGVIQGIRYHALQILLIVVSSTILVSLILGYFTAFVTIFAFRKEVDPDSMAAPLVASMGDLLTIPALIAFILLLETSKETFWGSNLALILLFLFLLAISRVRKAEIVEFKELFTIITALALLSLISGFTLQRFSDLIGASIILGFAYPSILSSFGNYGSIIAAKTSTALHLGEIDGYLSKEPFMEILALFLTTPIVGVLINVFGAGIAHFIAGAEPRIVYELTLSYPLMALFIMLYSYTISYFLFQKNIDPDNVAIPLISNNSDIFGTIYVVIIAKLMVGG; from the coding sequence GTGATACCAGTGATGGCTCAGGAGCTCGGGGAAAAGGTGAGGCAGGCTTACAGGGTCTCACTGCCCTCGTTAGTCGTCTCTCTGATAATTGGCTTCTTCGGAGGCACCTTCCTCGGTAAGTACTTGGAAAAAATTAGCCGCGATTATCCCGGTCTGCTCGTCATTCTGCCGGGTATGATGGGCCTCCGCGGCAACGTTTTTGGCTCGATGGCCTCGCGCTTCTCCACAATGCTTTACCTCGGTGACCTCGAGCCCTCGCTCAGGGAAAAGAAGGTTCTCAAGAACATTGTCATAGCGATGCTCCTCTCTCTAATCCCTGTAACGATTCTCTGGGCAATAGGTGTCATTCAGGGGATAAGGTACCACGCCCTCCAGATTCTCCTCATCGTTGTGAGCTCGACCATACTCGTCTCTCTCATCCTCGGCTACTTTACGGCTTTCGTCACCATATTTGCCTTCAGGAAGGAGGTTGACCCAGACAGCATGGCCGCCCCGCTCGTTGCCTCGATGGGTGACCTGCTCACCATTCCAGCATTAATAGCTTTTATACTCCTCCTTGAGACCTCGAAGGAGACCTTCTGGGGAAGCAACCTCGCCCTAATTTTGCTCTTCCTCTTCTTGCTGGCAATCTCCCGCGTGAGAAAGGCCGAGATAGTCGAATTCAAGGAGCTCTTCACGATAATAACAGCTTTAGCTCTGCTCTCACTCATCTCGGGCTTCACACTCCAAAGGTTCAGCGACCTGATAGGGGCCTCTATAATCCTCGGCTTTGCCTATCCTTCAATCCTCAGCTCCTTTGGAAACTACGGCTCAATAATAGCGGCGAAAACCTCAACCGCACTCCACCTTGGTGAGATTGACGGCTACCTCTCCAAGGAGCCATTCATGGAGATACTCGCACTCTTCCTCACAACGCCAATCGTTGGGGTCCTGATAAACGTCTTTGGTGCGGGAATAGCCCACTTCATCGCGGGAGCCGAGCCAAGAATAGTTTACGAACTGACCCTCAGCTATCCACTCATGGCACTTTTCATAATGCTCTACTCGTATACAATCTCCTACTTCCTCTTCCAGAAGAACATCGATCCAGACAACGTGGCGATACCTCTCATTTCGAACAACAGCGACATATTCGGCACGATATACGTCGTGATAATAGCAAAGCTTATGGTAGGTGGTTGA
- a CDS encoding sugar phosphate isomerase/epimerase family protein, with translation MVELIGLSMTAFSGKSIKDFEEWAGKTQKLGFDFIELLSEWPHYLTKASYRDFAEIVEGYRMKITVHAPFSDINIGAFNEKIRRAALEVLRETIEVAAEMNALVVTIHPGHRSPLSIKHQEKYLEIHRKSLRKIAAWSEEFGIKVGLENMPSFPILDAQSCERLAELVGDIDIGVTLDVGHLNTTTRNFDRFIQLLENRIVHLHLHDNRGDKDEHLPLGEGTVPWAQVIPKLPKVTWSLEVGGIESARKSLEFLRSLH, from the coding sequence GTGGTTGAGTTGATTGGCCTATCCATGACGGCCTTTTCGGGAAAGAGCATAAAGGACTTCGAGGAATGGGCAGGGAAAACACAAAAGCTTGGCTTTGACTTCATAGAACTCCTGAGCGAGTGGCCACACTATTTGACAAAAGCGAGCTACAGGGATTTCGCAGAGATCGTTGAGGGATATAGGATGAAGATAACCGTCCACGCTCCCTTCAGCGACATCAACATCGGTGCGTTCAACGAAAAGATACGGAGAGCCGCACTGGAGGTTCTGCGCGAGACAATAGAGGTCGCCGCTGAAATGAACGCCTTGGTGGTCACCATTCACCCTGGCCACCGTTCTCCACTCAGCATAAAGCACCAGGAGAAATACCTTGAGATACACAGGAAATCGCTCAGAAAGATTGCCGCATGGAGCGAAGAGTTCGGCATAAAGGTCGGCCTCGAGAACATGCCGAGCTTTCCCATTTTGGACGCCCAGAGCTGCGAAAGACTCGCAGAGCTGGTGGGGGACATTGATATTGGAGTTACTCTCGACGTCGGCCATCTAAACACTACGACAAGGAACTTTGACCGCTTCATCCAGCTTCTTGAAAACAGAATCGTGCACCTCCACCTCCACGACAACCGCGGCGATAAGGACGAGCATCTCCCGTTAGGAGAGGGAACTGTTCCTTGGGCTCAGGTCATTCCCAAACTTCCAAAGGTGACATGGTCTCTTGAGGTGGGGGGCATAGAATCGGCGAGAAAAAGCCTCGAATTTCTGAGAAGTCTGCATTGA
- a CDS encoding DUF6849 domain-containing protein, giving the protein MRLVLKPLFEAELPAGFEEIVREKLAGKEVRTNEEVEIDLLGKPLRFKVLLAEPSPMKVARSTRVEFSTGEVRIIDFEFDDPIRDVISFEKGFVVVFPNKVLILNHNGQKIYSDEFEELNKVSVSKETVVIVHGKNKLRFVKP; this is encoded by the coding sequence ATGAGGCTTGTCCTGAAGCCCCTTTTTGAGGCAGAACTTCCGGCCGGTTTCGAGGAGATAGTGAGGGAAAAGCTAGCCGGGAAAGAGGTAAGAACCAACGAGGAAGTCGAGATAGACCTGCTCGGAAAGCCTCTTCGCTTCAAAGTTCTGCTCGCGGAGCCCTCACCGATGAAGGTCGCGAGGAGCACGAGAGTGGAGTTCTCGACTGGAGAAGTTAGGATCATCGACTTCGAATTCGACGACCCTATTAGAGATGTAATTTCCTTCGAGAAGGGCTTCGTCGTGGTGTTTCCTAATAAGGTTCTAATCCTGAACCATAATGGACAAAAGATTTATAGTGATGAGTTCGAGGAACTTAACAAAGTTAGCGTTTCCAAAGAAACGGTGGTGATAGTGCATGGCAAAAACAAACTCAGGTTCGTTAAGCCTTGA
- a CDS encoding potassium channel family protein, giving the protein MNELEEIRNCLIEMKDLSSLMVDLAFSSVMYNSEDIAEEVYLLEERMDELTLKVKKLALMLAKNEDDPLKLLSVIDMAEINEQISDAAYKISDLVLRDVEPHPIIKKIMEDTEEELGRVTVRKGSILHGKTLKQLKLPSKIGTRILAIKRGTRYIYNPGRDDIIKEGDVLIAVGSDLDKLRKLAGEEVGEEE; this is encoded by the coding sequence ATGAATGAACTCGAAGAGATTAGAAACTGCCTTATAGAGATGAAAGACCTCTCATCGCTCATGGTTGACCTCGCTTTCTCGTCGGTCATGTACAACAGCGAGGACATAGCGGAGGAGGTCTACCTCCTAGAGGAGCGCATGGACGAGCTTACCCTGAAAGTCAAGAAGCTGGCCCTGATGCTGGCCAAGAATGAGGATGACCCGTTAAAGCTCCTCAGCGTCATAGACATGGCGGAGATAAATGAGCAGATTTCGGATGCCGCTTATAAGATCTCTGATCTTGTTCTTAGAGACGTCGAGCCCCACCCGATAATCAAGAAGATAATGGAGGACACCGAGGAAGAACTGGGGAGGGTTACCGTAAGGAAAGGCTCCATTCTGCACGGCAAGACCCTGAAACAGCTTAAGCTCCCGAGCAAGATTGGAACGAGGATTCTGGCCATAAAGCGCGGAACTCGCTACATCTACAATCCCGGCAGAGATGACATCATAAAGGAGGGTGACGTGCTCATAGCCGTTGGCTCGGACTTGGACAAGCTCAGGAAGCTCGCCGGGGAAGAGGTGGGGGAAGAGGAGTGA
- a CDS encoding acetate--CoA ligase family protein: MEAKIVEEMRPFFDPRAVAIIGATNKKGKVGNVIFENFKMNKERGIFKGNIYPVNPKLDEIDGYKVYKSVEELPDDTDLAVISIPAPFVPDTMRQIAKKGIKAVIIITGGFGELGEEGKKLEREILEIARENGIRIIGPNCVGVYVPDTGVDTVFLPENKMDRPKSGPIAFVSQSGAFAAAMLDWAAMADIGIGKMVSYGNKLDVDDADLMDYFIHDDSINVVTFYIEGVKDGRKFMEAARRITKVKPVIALKSGRTEYGAKAASSHTGSLAGADTIYDAVFKQTGVIRAEDFEHMFDLAKAFAALKDKLPKGNRIGIITDGGGAGVMASDAVAKFGLKMAELSEETLKFLKENFPPHAVAGNPTDVVGDTDAERYRIAIEGFVNDPNVDAILVIVLFQVPLLEEEKIIDILAEYQKKSDKPIVAVAMGGKKTDYYARILEEKGVPVYPTPERGVRALAGLVKYAEYLRRGD, translated from the coding sequence ATGGAAGCAAAGATAGTAGAGGAAATGAGACCCTTCTTCGACCCAAGGGCGGTCGCTATCATTGGCGCAACCAACAAGAAAGGTAAAGTTGGAAACGTCATCTTTGAGAACTTCAAAATGAACAAGGAGCGCGGTATCTTCAAAGGCAACATCTACCCGGTAAACCCAAAGCTCGATGAAATAGATGGTTACAAGGTCTACAAGAGCGTTGAGGAGCTCCCTGATGATACCGATTTAGCAGTCATCTCGATTCCTGCCCCGTTCGTTCCGGACACGATGAGACAGATAGCAAAGAAGGGCATAAAAGCAGTAATCATCATCACCGGTGGTTTCGGTGAGCTCGGCGAGGAAGGAAAGAAGCTCGAGCGTGAAATTCTTGAAATAGCCAGAGAGAACGGCATAAGGATCATCGGTCCGAACTGTGTTGGTGTTTACGTGCCGGATACCGGTGTTGACACGGTTTTCCTGCCTGAGAACAAAATGGACAGACCCAAGAGCGGACCAATTGCCTTCGTCAGCCAGAGCGGTGCTTTCGCGGCAGCCATGCTCGACTGGGCAGCCATGGCGGACATAGGCATAGGCAAGATGGTCAGCTACGGCAACAAGCTCGACGTCGACGATGCGGACCTCATGGATTACTTTATCCACGACGATAGCATAAACGTCGTCACCTTCTACATCGAGGGCGTGAAGGACGGAAGGAAGTTCATGGAAGCCGCCAGGAGGATAACCAAGGTCAAGCCGGTCATAGCCCTCAAAAGCGGAAGAACCGAGTACGGAGCCAAGGCTGCTTCATCTCACACCGGTTCCCTTGCTGGAGCGGACACTATCTACGACGCAGTCTTCAAGCAGACGGGTGTAATCCGTGCTGAGGACTTCGAGCACATGTTTGATCTTGCGAAAGCCTTCGCAGCTCTGAAGGACAAACTTCCGAAAGGCAACAGGATAGGAATCATCACTGATGGCGGTGGAGCCGGGGTAATGGCGAGCGATGCCGTTGCCAAGTTCGGCCTCAAGATGGCCGAGCTGAGCGAAGAAACACTCAAGTTCCTCAAAGAAAACTTCCCGCCGCACGCCGTTGCTGGCAACCCAACAGACGTTGTCGGCGACACCGACGCCGAGAGGTATAGGATCGCTATAGAGGGCTTCGTCAATGACCCGAACGTCGATGCTATACTCGTCATCGTGCTCTTCCAGGTGCCGCTCCTCGAGGAGGAGAAGATAATTGACATCCTCGCGGAGTACCAGAAGAAGAGCGACAAGCCCATCGTTGCCGTTGCCATGGGTGGTAAGAAGACCGATTACTACGCTAGAATCCTAGAGGAGAAGGGGGTCCCGGTCTATCCAACCCCTGAGAGAGGAGTAAGGGCCTTGGCAGGCCTTGTCAAATATGCCGAATATCTGAGGAGGGGCGACTGA
- a CDS encoding acetate--CoA ligase family protein, giving the protein MKDEALKVIEEVLKSGRTALVEYEAKQVLKAYGLPVPEEKLAKTLDEALKYAEEIGYPVAMKLMSPQILHKSDAKVVLLNIKTPEELKEKWEIIHENARKYRPDAEILGVLIAPMLKPGREIIIGVTEDPQFGHAIMFGLGGIFVEVLKDVTFRLVPITENDARKMIREIKSYPILAGARGEEPADIDAIVDLLLKVSQLVDELREYVKEMDLNPVFVYEQGKGAVVVDARIILKEPVEKK; this is encoded by the coding sequence ATGAAGGATGAAGCCCTTAAAGTTATCGAAGAGGTTTTGAAGTCCGGAAGGACTGCACTCGTTGAATACGAGGCTAAACAGGTCCTCAAGGCCTACGGCCTTCCCGTTCCGGAGGAAAAGCTTGCCAAGACCCTTGACGAGGCACTCAAATATGCTGAGGAGATTGGCTATCCAGTTGCCATGAAGCTGATGTCTCCTCAGATACTCCACAAGAGCGACGCCAAGGTTGTTCTCCTTAACATAAAGACCCCCGAGGAGCTCAAGGAGAAGTGGGAGATCATCCACGAAAACGCGAGGAAGTACCGGCCAGATGCTGAGATACTCGGCGTCCTGATTGCTCCGATGCTTAAGCCTGGAAGGGAAATCATCATAGGCGTTACCGAAGATCCGCAATTCGGCCACGCTATAATGTTTGGTCTCGGTGGAATCTTCGTCGAGGTTCTCAAGGACGTCACCTTCAGGCTTGTGCCGATTACCGAAAATGACGCCAGGAAAATGATCAGGGAAATCAAGAGCTATCCGATTCTTGCCGGAGCGCGCGGAGAAGAACCAGCGGACATCGATGCAATAGTTGACCTCCTCCTCAAGGTCAGCCAGCTCGTCGACGAGCTTAGGGAATACGTCAAAGAGATGGATCTCAACCCGGTCTTCGTCTACGAGCAGGGCAAAGGTGCCGTGGTAGTTGACGCAAGGATAATCCTCAAAGAACCCGTAGAGAAGAAGTAA
- a CDS encoding PadR family transcriptional regulator has product MERPNFRGYMKILILDLLKEPKHGYGIMTELEERYGIKLSAGTVYPILASLRKDGLIEVAETGDREKKNYVVTEKGLRYLEEHEEELEEVKKRMHAYRTFLELGGDELKEAFRELFRSIEDLTDEQREELRGTFREFARRIRRILLEGE; this is encoded by the coding sequence GTGGAAAGACCCAATTTCAGGGGCTACATGAAGATACTGATCCTTGACCTGCTGAAGGAGCCAAAACACGGCTATGGCATAATGACAGAACTAGAGGAACGATACGGCATAAAACTCAGCGCAGGGACCGTTTACCCCATCCTTGCTTCCCTCAGAAAGGATGGCCTCATCGAGGTCGCTGAAACCGGGGATAGGGAGAAGAAAAACTACGTCGTGACGGAAAAGGGTCTAAGGTATCTTGAAGAACATGAAGAAGAGCTGGAAGAAGTCAAGAAGAGGATGCACGCCTACAGAACATTCCTTGAACTCGGTGGGGACGAGCTCAAGGAGGCGTTCAGGGAACTATTCAGATCGATTGAAGATCTCACGGACGAGCAAAGGGAGGAGCTCAGAGGCACCTTCCGGGAATTTGCGCGTAGAATAAGACGGATCCTTCTGGAGGGTGAATGA
- a CDS encoding potassium channel family protein: MEEWDEIEVPKNVKDIFVEMKNTAELMVDLAYSSVLFGEEEIADEVLELEEYLDLLNYHLMVHAVLAARNPREAEQITSILHMAHAIDDMSNAAADLAKMVLEGVELHPVITEAILGSEEIIGKIYVSADSILVGKTLEELDLSTNTGVWIIAVRRGKRWIFDPDGDFKIFPGDILIGRGTNTSIEYLKEIARGNIKVMGNE, translated from the coding sequence GTGGAAGAGTGGGACGAAATCGAGGTTCCCAAGAACGTTAAGGACATCTTTGTTGAGATGAAGAACACCGCCGAGCTGATGGTTGATCTCGCCTACTCCTCCGTTCTCTTCGGGGAGGAAGAGATAGCCGATGAAGTTCTCGAGCTTGAGGAGTATCTTGACTTACTCAACTACCACCTGATGGTGCATGCTGTTCTTGCCGCTAGAAACCCGAGGGAGGCGGAGCAGATAACGTCAATACTTCACATGGCACATGCTATCGATGACATGTCCAACGCGGCGGCGGATTTGGCAAAGATGGTTCTCGAGGGAGTTGAGCTTCATCCAGTTATCACCGAGGCCATCTTAGGCAGCGAGGAAATAATAGGTAAAATCTATGTCTCGGCAGATTCCATTCTCGTTGGTAAGACCTTGGAAGAGCTAGACCTTTCAACAAATACTGGTGTGTGGATAATAGCAGTTAGACGCGGAAAGCGCTGGATATTCGATCCAGACGGGGACTTCAAGATATTCCCTGGCGATATACTCATAGGCAGAGGCACTAACACCTCAATTGAGTACCTCAAGGAGATAGCGAGGGGCAACATAAAGGTGATGGGCAATGAATGA
- a CDS encoding endonuclease III domain-containing protein, with protein MAKTNSGSLSLDGFTFQESWEEKKKRAEKIVEILMKTHPREKLLIGDPYRTLIHCIISQRMRDEVTYKVWEKLFEKYGDIETIARTPIEEMQTFLKENGVGLWKTKGEWIVKASQIILKEYGGKVPDDIHELMKLPGIGRKCANIVLAYGFGRQAIPVDTHVNRISKRLGLAPPRVQPERVEDYLRELIPREKWIYVNHAMVDHGKTICRPIKPRCDECPLRELCPYSKGLVTDGDIKGSSKK; from the coding sequence ATGGCAAAAACAAACTCAGGTTCGTTAAGCCTTGATGGCTTCACCTTCCAGGAAAGCTGGGAGGAGAAGAAAAAGAGGGCGGAAAAAATAGTCGAAATCTTGATGAAGACTCATCCGAGGGAGAAGCTCCTCATCGGCGACCCCTACAGGACGTTAATCCACTGCATAATCTCCCAGCGCATGCGCGACGAGGTCACCTACAAGGTCTGGGAAAAACTGTTTGAGAAGTACGGGGACATCGAAACCATCGCGAGAACGCCGATAGAGGAAATGCAGACCTTTTTGAAGGAAAACGGCGTCGGCCTCTGGAAAACAAAGGGCGAATGGATTGTTAAGGCCTCCCAGATAATCCTCAAGGAGTACGGCGGAAAGGTTCCGGACGATATTCACGAGCTTATGAAACTGCCCGGAATAGGCAGAAAGTGCGCCAACATTGTCTTGGCTTATGGCTTCGGGAGACAGGCGATACCGGTTGACACCCATGTAAACAGGATAAGCAAACGCCTGGGCCTGGCTCCTCCTAGAGTTCAGCCAGAAAGAGTCGAGGACTACCTGAGGGAGCTCATCCCAAGAGAGAAGTGGATATACGTTAACCACGCCATGGTCGACCACGGAAAGACTATATGCAGGCCGATTAAACCGAGATGCGACGAGTGCCCGCTGAGGGAGCTGTGTCCCTATTCAAAGGGGCTTGTGACGGACGGAGATATAAAGGGGAGCTCGAAGAAGTAG
- a CDS encoding ATP-binding cassette domain-containing protein: protein MNAIEVKNLVKKYGDFEAVKGISFNVKRGEIFAFLGPNGAGKTTTVHVLTTLLKPTAGNAIVAGHDVVKESIEVRKKIGIVFQDPSVDRELTAYENMLIHGRIYGLSGNELKEKIERLLKFVELWEFRDRPVKTFSGGMQRRLEIARSLLHEPEVLFLDEPTIGLDPQTRAHIWDYIRAMKEEHNMTIFLTTHYMDEAEQLADRIAIMDHGKIIAEGTAEELKKLVGNDIIYLKLESPKEELKCLKADFIKGCKMLPDGRVRLDVDNAAEALPRLFELAKESGVKILEVTYHRPTLNDVFLHLTGREIRDEGGEQNVAKMIMKARMRR from the coding sequence ATGAATGCTATTGAGGTTAAGAATCTTGTCAAGAAGTACGGTGATTTTGAGGCAGTTAAAGGTATATCTTTTAACGTGAAGCGGGGCGAGATATTTGCCTTCTTAGGCCCCAACGGCGCCGGGAAAACCACTACCGTTCACGTCCTCACGACGCTCCTCAAGCCAACGGCCGGAAATGCTATCGTTGCCGGCCACGATGTCGTGAAGGAATCTATAGAGGTTCGCAAAAAGATAGGCATTGTCTTCCAGGACCCGAGCGTGGATAGAGAACTTACCGCCTACGAGAACATGCTGATACACGGCAGAATATACGGCCTGAGCGGAAACGAACTGAAGGAAAAAATCGAGCGCCTCCTCAAGTTCGTCGAGCTGTGGGAGTTCCGGGACAGACCAGTCAAGACATTCTCGGGCGGAATGCAGCGCAGGCTTGAGATAGCCCGCTCGCTCCTCCACGAGCCAGAGGTGCTTTTCCTCGATGAACCAACGATAGGCCTTGACCCGCAGACGAGGGCGCACATTTGGGACTACATAAGGGCAATGAAGGAGGAGCACAACATGACGATCTTCCTCACCACCCACTACATGGACGAAGCCGAGCAGTTAGCGGACAGGATAGCGATAATGGACCACGGAAAGATAATCGCCGAGGGAACGGCAGAGGAATTGAAGAAACTCGTAGGCAACGACATCATTTACCTCAAACTGGAGAGTCCAAAAGAAGAACTCAAGTGCCTTAAAGCGGACTTCATCAAGGGCTGCAAGATGCTCCCGGACGGGAGGGTTCGCCTTGACGTGGACAACGCTGCTGAAGCTCTGCCAAGACTCTTCGAACTGGCAAAGGAGAGCGGAGTTAAAATCCTCGAGGTCACGTACCACAGGCCCACCCTCAACGACGTCTTTCTGCACCTCACCGGAAGGGAAATCAGGGACGAAGGTGGCGAGCAGAACGTGGCGAAAATGATAATGAAGGCTCGTATGAGGAGGTGA
- a CDS encoding 7-cyano-7-deazaguanine synthase, with translation MKAVALLSSGIDSPVAIYLMLRKGMEITPVHFKQSDKKESKVLELCEILSKYGKLNEPVIVDAYEEQAPVFSKLVEIGKAKWTCLFCKYTMLRKACRVGHEIGAKAIVTGDSLGQVASQTLDNLLIISQASDLPILRPLIGRDKEEIVKIAKEIGTFEISIEPEEPCPFVPKYPVVRGSLGEFEKIREKLVKEGVL, from the coding sequence ATGAAAGCTGTTGCACTGCTCAGCTCGGGCATTGATTCTCCAGTGGCGATATACCTCATGCTCAGAAAGGGCATGGAGATAACGCCGGTCCACTTCAAGCAGAGCGATAAGAAGGAGTCAAAGGTTCTGGAGCTCTGCGAGATTCTGAGTAAGTACGGGAAGCTCAACGAGCCCGTAATCGTTGATGCTTACGAGGAACAGGCGCCAGTCTTTTCCAAGCTGGTCGAGATAGGAAAGGCCAAGTGGACGTGTCTTTTCTGCAAGTACACGATGCTGAGGAAGGCCTGCAGGGTGGGGCACGAAATCGGGGCAAAAGCTATAGTTACGGGTGACTCCCTCGGGCAGGTGGCATCGCAGACCCTCGACAACCTGCTGATAATAAGTCAGGCGAGTGATCTGCCTATTTTGAGGCCCCTCATCGGCCGCGACAAGGAGGAGATAGTCAAAATAGCAAAGGAGATAGGCACGTTCGAAATAAGCATAGAACCTGAAGAGCCCTGTCCGTTCGTGCCGAAGTATCCGGTGGTGCGCGGCTCCCTTGGGGAGTTCGAGAAGATAAGGGAGAAACTCGTAAAGGAGGGGGTGCTTTAA
- a CDS encoding cysteine synthase family protein, with protein sequence MYFAKLEFFNPFSRSIKDRAVFNMLMKAIERGDINGTRKLFEATSGNVGISLAALSNVLGIEFRAYLPKPTPKATQVLLRVLGADVIMTDFETIDPTMVQYVVEEAKKAGAANLNQFENDDNFEAHYRFTAREIDEQLKSIGKRPDVMIAGIGTSGHIAGLAKYFKERYDTTVVGVVPAKGEKIPGIKRLETKPKWYFQVDIDRVVEITRNEAIEGALSVARRDGLLIGLSSGAVVKAYEKVSSEFGEKTYVLIFPDDGFKYVEIFEGYLGIT encoded by the coding sequence ATGTATTTTGCCAAGTTAGAGTTCTTTAACCCCTTCAGCAGGAGCATTAAGGACAGGGCCGTTTTTAACATGCTTATGAAGGCCATCGAGCGCGGGGACATCAACGGCACGAGGAAGCTTTTTGAGGCAACTTCCGGCAACGTCGGGATTTCTCTGGCGGCGCTCAGCAACGTTCTCGGTATTGAGTTCAGGGCATACCTGCCAAAGCCGACACCAAAGGCCACCCAGGTTCTGCTCAGAGTACTCGGTGCGGATGTTATCATGACTGACTTCGAGACTATAGACCCCACCATGGTTCAGTACGTCGTCGAAGAAGCAAAGAAGGCTGGAGCGGCTAACCTCAACCAGTTCGAGAACGACGACAACTTCGAGGCCCACTACCGCTTTACCGCCAGGGAGATAGACGAGCAGCTGAAGAGCATTGGCAAAAGGCCCGACGTTATGATAGCGGGCATAGGCACTTCGGGCCACATAGCAGGTCTGGCAAAGTACTTCAAGGAGCGCTATGACACAACCGTTGTGGGCGTCGTCCCGGCGAAGGGTGAGAAGATCCCCGGCATAAAGCGCCTTGAAACAAAGCCCAAGTGGTACTTCCAAGTAGACATAGACAGGGTCGTGGAGATAACCCGGAACGAAGCCATTGAGGGTGCCCTCAGCGTGGCACGCAGAGACGGTCTCTTGATAGGACTCAGCTCTGGAGCAGTGGTCAAAGCGTACGAAAAAGTCTCCAGCGAATTCGGTGAGAAAACATACGTCCTGATCTTTCCGGACGATGGATTTAAATACGTGGAGATATTTGAGGGTTACCTGGGGATCACATGA